GGCGCGTGGTCGGTCAATACTTTGGCTGGCAGCTCAGCTTCCTGCTAATCGGGGTCTGCGCTGCCGGCGTAATGCTGGTATTGGCCAAAAACCTGCCTGCTTTACCCAGCCAAAATACCGGCTCTTTAAGCAACCTGCCGAGTTTGTTCAAGCGCCGCAATCTGATGCTGCTTTATGCCATGACGGTGTTGATTATTACGGCACACTTCACGGCATACAGCTATATCGAACCTTTTGTGTTGCAAGTTGGCGGATTTAAGGCTGAACAAGTCACCATCGTTTTGAGCCTGTACGGTTTGGCAGGCTTTGCCGCTTCTTATCTGTTTGGCAAATGGTTTGCCAAATCGCAACGCCTGTTTATGCTTGGCGCGGTGGCGGTCATCCTGCTCTCTGCCCTGCTGCTTCTGCCGTTTGCCTCTTTCCCTTATGCGGTGTATGCGCTGGTGTTTATTTGGGGCGTGGCCATCGTCATCGTCAGCTTGGGCATGGTGTCGAAAGTCTTGGCATTTGCCTCGGATGCAACAGATGTGGCCAACTCGATTTATTCAGGTTTGTACAATGTCGGCATCGGCGGCGGTGCGCTTTTGGGGCATTATGTAACCGTCTGGTTCGGCCTTTCCAATATCGGCATTGCCGGAGCCTTGCCGGCGGCGGCAGGTCTGGCCGTTTGCGGCTTGTTGTTTAAGGAACAAGACAATCTGACGCAAAACGTTTAAATCCATATAAATCAGGATGGTATTACTGACTCTGCCGTAATTTTGGCAGTTTTACCGATTTGTCCTGATTCTTGTTAACCCATGATGGGTCTTCATTCCGCCGGATAAGCAGTTTTCTTGCTGCTTATCCGGTTTTCATTTCATTTTTAAAAAATAATTTACAATTTATTTACACTACATCAAATTACAAATATACTGTCGCCTATTAGGCCGTCTGAACGTACGGCTGAAAAGAAAAACCAATCATGTTTCAGAGGAATACTTCATGGACTTACATGCAAAGGACAAAACCCAGCATCCTGAGAACGTCGAGCTTCTCAGTGCGCAGAAGCCGATTACCGACTTTAAAGGACTACTGACGACCATTATCTCTGCTGTTGTCTGCTTCGGCATTTATTACATCCTTCCCTACAGCCCCGATGCCAACAAAGGTATCGCGCTGTTGCTTTTTGTTGCGGCACTTTGGTTTACCGAAGCCGTACACATTACCGTTACCGCGCTGATGATCCCTATCCTTGCCGTTGTACTCGGCTTCCCGGATATGGACATCAAAAAAGCGATGGCAGGTTTCTCCGACCCGACGATTTACATATTCTTCGGCGGCTTCGCGCTTGCAACCGCCCTGCATATGCAGCGTCTTGACCGTAAAATCGCCGTCAGCCTGTTGCGCCTGTCCCGCGGCAATATGAAAGTTGCGGTCTTGATGTTATTTATCGTTACCGCCTTCCTGTCTATGTGGATCAGTAACACTGCGACTGCCGCGATGATGCTGCCTTTGGCAATGGGTATGATGAGCCACCTCGACCAGGAAAAAGAACACAAAACCTACGTCTTCCTCCTGCTCGGCATCGCCTATTGCGCCAGCATCGGCGGCTTGGGCACGCTCGTCGGCTCGCCGCCCAACCTGATTGCCGCCAAAGCCCTAAATCTGGACTTCGTCGGCTGGATGAAGCTCGGCCTGCCGATGATGCTGTTGATTCTGCCCTTGATGCTGTTCTCCATGTACGTCATCCTCAAGCCTAATTTGAACGAGCGCGTGGAAGTTAAAGCCGAATCGATTCCGTGGACTTTGCACCGCGTTATCGCATTACTGATTTTCCTTGCCGCTGCCGTCTCTTGGGTATTCAGCTCCAAAATCAAAGCCGCATTCGGTATTTCTAACCCTGATACCGTTATTGCCCTGATTGCCGCCGTTGCCGTCGTCGTATTCGGTGTGGCGCAATGGAAAGAAGTTGCCCGCAATACCGACTGGGGTGTTTTGATGCTCTTCGGCGGCGGTATCAGCTTAAGCGCGCTGCTGCAATCTTCCGGCGCATCTGAAGCACTGGGTCAACAGGTTGCTTCCACATTCTCCCATTCTCCTGCATTGCTGGTGATTTTCGTGGTTGCCGCCTTTATCATCTTCCTGACCGAGTTCACCAGTAACACGGCTTCTGCCGCCCTGCTTGTGCCCATTTTCGCCAGCATCGCCGCGCAAATGGGCCTGCCCGAACAAGTCTTGGTATTCGTCATCGGTGTTGGCGCGTCTTGCGCCTTCATGCTGCCGGTTGCCACACCGCCTAACGCGATTGTGTTCGGCACGGGCTTAATCAAGCAACGCGAAATGATGAATGTCGGCATACTGCTGAACATCCTCTGCGTAGTATTGGTTGCTCTGTGGGCATACTTCTTCCTGATGTAAATCCGATTCCCTAAAACGATGCCGTCTGACATAATCCGTTCAGACGGCATTGGATTTTCCGCAAGCCTCCCAATTTTGCCTGTGATTTTCAACGAAAGGAAACCCATGATTATCCTGCACACCAACAAAGGCGACATCAAAATCGAACTCGATTTCGACAAAGCCCCCGTTACTGCTAAAAACTTCGAGCAATACGTTAAAGACGGCTTCTACGACGGCGTAATCTTCCACCGCGTCATCAAAGGCTTCATGATTCAAGGCGGCGGCATGGATGAAAACATGAACGAAAAAGAAACCCGCGATCCGATTCAAAACGAAGCGTCCAACGGTTTGCCTAACGAAAAATACACCATCGCCATGGCGCGTACTTCCGATCCTCACTCTGCCAGCGCACAATTCTTCATCAACACTGCCGACAACGCCTTCCTGAACTTCCGTTCTAAAGAGCTGTACGGCAAAACCGTAGTCCAAGACTGGGGCTATGCCGTATTCGGTAAAGTCGTTGACGGTTTTGACGTTGTCGATGCCATCGAAGGCGTTTCTACCAAGCGTCACGGCTACCACGACGATGTACCAAGCGAACCTGTCATCATCACTAAAGCCGAAGTGGTTTAATTGATTTGATTTCCCATAAAAACAGCCTGTCCGAATTAAAAACAGACAGGCTGTTTTTCAATAATGACGCATACCGTCACACATCATAAGTACCAACCACGCATGCCGAATCCAACACATGGCCCTGCATGGCAAAATGCAGCTCATTAAAGCGGAAACCGCGCGGTAAATCCAAAACGGTATCCAGCGCGTACACAATCAGCTCATAACGATGGCGGTTGTTCGGTGGCGCCATGCCGCCGTAAAACGAGGCCTCTTCGATTTCAAATTTACCCAACGCGCTCGCCCAAGTATTCGCGCCCTGTATGAAATCTGTTGCAGAAATACTCTCATTTTCTGCCACTGAAGTGCGTTTCAAATCCGAAATCAACCAATGCGTCCATACAAAGCCAGATGCTGAAATGGCATCTTTATCTTCCAACACCACGGCAAACGATTTTGTTCCTTCAGGCGCATCTTCAATCTCAAAAGGAATCGAATAAGAAGGCATACCGCTCGGGCTGAACTGGCTGCCACGCTTGCCGTATTTGTCTTCAAATTCGCCGTTGACAATAGCTTTACTGCTGACTTTCATCTTATATCTCCCAATAGTAGGTTGGCTCATTCTAACAAACACCAAGGCCGTCTGAAAGATACTGCCGTTTTCACTTTCCCAATGTTGCATTTTCAGACGGCCTCCGGCAATATTCACAATTCGATCAAACACATTTGACATTCCATAGTATAATCCGCCGCATGAAAACTACACAGAGTACACATTATGGATTGGAAAGGTCATGAACAAAGCTAAAACGTCGAAGATCGCCGTGGAAGCCGTGGCGGCAGTGGCGGCAAAACGCCTGGCATACTCGGCATTATCGTGGTTTTGATCGGTACATATTACGGCGTGGATTTGAGCGGTTTGGTTGGCGGCTCATCTTCAATGGGCATTCCTACCCAGCAAGCTTCCCGACTCGACAGTCAACAAGAAGCCGAGTTGAACGAGTTGTCCCGTGTCGTCCTTGCTGAGACGGAAAAAGGCATGGAGCAAATATTTCCAACAACACGGCCAACGCTACACCCCGACGACCATGGTGTTGTATGAAGGCGGTACGTCCACTGCCTGCGGTACGGGCCAATCTGCCATGGGTCCGTTTTACTGCCTGGGCGACCAAAAAGTTTTTTGGATTTGAGTTTCTACGAAGACATGCGCACCAAACTCAAATCTGCCAGCGATGCCGCGTTTGCCTACGTTATTGCCCATGAAGTCGGCCATCATGTTCAAAACCTGCTCGGCATCCTACCTAAAGTCCACAAAATGCAACAGCAAGTCGGCAAGAAAGAGGCCAATGCCCTTTCCGTCAAACTCGAATTGCAGGCCGACTGTTTCGCCGGTATTTGGGGACACTACGCCGTCAACAACAATATCTTCAAAGCCGAAGACATTCAAAAAGCCATGCTGGCCGCCGAATCCGTCGGCGACGACCGCTTGCAGAAACAGGCTCAGGGCTATGTCGTTCCCGACAGCTTTACCCATGGCTCATCCGAAGAACGCATGACTTGGCTCAAGCGCGGTTTGGAAAGCGGCGACATCAACCAGTGCAACACTTTCAACAATTGATTCGTTCAAGCAACACTGTTCTTTGATGTAACGACAAAAGGCCGTCTGAATTTTTCAGACGGCCTTTTAGCCGTGTTAAAATAAGTCCCATTATTTCCCCTTAAATTTAAAGGAAATCCCTATGGCAAACATTGCCCGCGACATCTTCAAAGCCTACGACATCCGAGGCATTGTCGGCAAAACCCTGACCGACGAAGCCGCCTACCTCATCGGCAAAGCCATTGCCGCCCGAGCTGCTGAAAAAGGCATCACCCGCATCGCTCTCGGCCGCGACGGCCGTTTGAGTGGCCCCGGCCTGATGGCACAAATTCAACGCGGTTTCACAGACAGCGGTATCGACGTCCTCAACGTCGGCATGGTTGCCACTCCTATGCTCTACTTCGCAGCCATCAACGAATGCGGCGGCAGCGGCGTAATGATTACCGGCAGCCATAATCCACCCGATTACAACGGTTTCAAAATGATGCTCGGCGGCGACACGCTCGCAGGCGAAGCCATTCAAGAACTTTTAGCTATTATTGAGAAAGACGGTTTTGTTGCCGCCGACAAACAAGGCAGCGTAACCGAAAAAGACATCTCCGGCGAATACCACAACAACATCGTCGGCCACATCAAGCTCAAACGCCCGATGAAAATCGTGATTGACGCGGGCAACGGTGTCGGCGGCGCATTTGCAGGCAAACTCTACAAAGGTTTGGGCAATGAAGTGGCCGAACTTTTCTGCGAAGTGGACGGCAATTTTCCTAATCACCACCCTGACCCGTCCAAACCGAAAAACCTGCAAGACCTCATCGTCGAGCTTAAAAACAGCGATGCCGAAATCGGCTTGGCATTTGACGGCGATGCCGACCGCTTGGGCGTGGTCACCAAAGACGGCAACATCATCTATCCAGACCGCCAACTGATGCTTTTCGCGCAAGACGTATTGAGCCGCAATCCTAAAGCCAAAGTGATTTTCGACGTCAAATCCACCCGTCTGCTTGCGCCTTGGATTAAAGAACACGGTGGCGAACCTGTAATGGAAAAAACCGGCCACAGCTTCATCAAATCCACCATGAAAAAAACCGGCGCACTGGTTGCCGGCGAAATGA
This genomic interval from Neisseria flavescens contains the following:
- a CDS encoding SLC13 family permease — its product is MDLHAKDKTQHPENVELLSAQKPITDFKGLLTTIISAVVCFGIYYILPYSPDANKGIALLLFVAALWFTEAVHITVTALMIPILAVVLGFPDMDIKKAMAGFSDPTIYIFFGGFALATALHMQRLDRKIAVSLLRLSRGNMKVAVLMLFIVTAFLSMWISNTATAAMMLPLAMGMMSHLDQEKEHKTYVFLLLGIAYCASIGGLGTLVGSPPNLIAAKALNLDFVGWMKLGLPMMLLILPLMLFSMYVILKPNLNERVEVKAESIPWTLHRVIALLIFLAAAVSWVFSSKIKAAFGISNPDTVIALIAAVAVVVFGVAQWKEVARNTDWGVLMLFGGGISLSALLQSSGASEALGQQVASTFSHSPALLVIFVVAAFIIFLTEFTSNTASAALLVPIFASIAAQMGLPEQVLVFVIGVGASCAFMLPVATPPNAIVFGTGLIKQREMMNVGILLNILCVVLVALWAYFFLM
- a CDS encoding neutral zinc metallopeptidase, which codes for MLGIIVVLIGTYYGVDLSGLVGGSSSMGIPTQQASRLDSQQEAELNELSRVVLAETEKGMEQIFPTTRPTLHPDDHGVV
- a CDS encoding YbhB/YbcL family Raf kinase inhibitor-like protein, with the protein product MKVSSKAIVNGEFEDKYGKRGSQFSPSGMPSYSIPFEIEDAPEGTKSFAVVLEDKDAISASGFVWTHWLISDLKRTSVAENESISATDFIQGANTWASALGKFEIEEASFYGGMAPPNNRHRYELIVYALDTVLDLPRGFRFNELHFAMQGHVLDSACVVGTYDV
- a CDS encoding sugar transporter, which translates into the protein MTSTLKQWVSVCALAVGAFIFNTTEFIPIALLSDIGQSFGKAATEVGMMITVYAWIVALLSLPLMLMTKNIERRKLLLMLFALFALFHALSFFSWNFNILLVSRIGIALTHAVFWSITASLAVRLAPTSKTNQALGLLSTGTVLAMVLGIPLGRVVGQYFGWQLSFLLIGVCAAGVMLVLAKNLPALPSQNTGSLSNLPSLFKRRNLMLLYAMTVLIITAHFTAYSYIEPFVLQVGGFKAEQVTIVLSLYGLAGFAASYLFGKWFAKSQRLFMLGAVAVILLSALLLLPFASFPYAVYALVFIWGVAIVIVSLGMVSKVLAFASDATDVANSIYSGLYNVGIGGGALLGHYVTVWFGLSNIGIAGALPAAAGLAVCGLLFKEQDNLTQNV
- a CDS encoding phosphomannomutase/phosphoglucomutase; protein product: MANIARDIFKAYDIRGIVGKTLTDEAAYLIGKAIAARAAEKGITRIALGRDGRLSGPGLMAQIQRGFTDSGIDVLNVGMVATPMLYFAAINECGGSGVMITGSHNPPDYNGFKMMLGGDTLAGEAIQELLAIIEKDGFVAADKQGSVTEKDISGEYHNNIVGHIKLKRPMKIVIDAGNGVGGAFAGKLYKGLGNEVAELFCEVDGNFPNHHPDPSKPKNLQDLIVELKNSDAEIGLAFDGDADRLGVVTKDGNIIYPDRQLMLFAQDVLSRNPKAKVIFDVKSTRLLAPWIKEHGGEPVMEKTGHSFIKSTMKKTGALVAGEMSGHIFFKERWFGFDDGMYAGARLLEILSAFDNPSEVLNKLPQSISTPELNIDLPEGSNGHKVIEELAANAKFEGATEIITIDGLRVEFPDGFGLMRASNTTPILVLRFEADTQEAIERIQNQFKAVIESNPALKWPL
- a CDS encoding peptidylprolyl isomerase, giving the protein MIILHTNKGDIKIELDFDKAPVTAKNFEQYVKDGFYDGVIFHRVIKGFMIQGGGMDENMNEKETRDPIQNEASNGLPNEKYTIAMARTSDPHSASAQFFINTADNAFLNFRSKELYGKTVVQDWGYAVFGKVVDGFDVVDAIEGVSTKRHGYHDDVPSEPVIITKAEVV